The Microbulbifer sp. YPW1 genome contains the following window.
CGGCAGCGTCGATTACTTTGCGCATTACCGGGGTGATATCCACGCCGATGCCGTCACCTTCGATGAACGGAATGATCGGGGTGTTCGGTACGTTCAGAGAACCATCTGCGTTGACTGTAACTTTTTCGCCGTTCGCCGGCACTTGGATATGACCCATTAAGTTGACTCCCGTAACTCTTTGACTAAACGTCCGGCTTTATAGGTGGAAAACCGGCATAATGCGCCGAATATCCACTGCCGGTCTTGGTTGCTGCTCATTGTTTGCGCCTTTGCATACGCCGAGCCAGCTAAAAATCGGCGGGATTATATCAGCATCCACCCAATTTTGTAGTTTGATTACAACGAAAACACGACAGCGGCATGACAACACTTGCGACATGAGCCAATTGATCCTGTTTAACAAACCCTTCGGCGTCCTGTGTCAATTCACCGACCCCGACGGGCGGCCCACGCTGTCGGACTACATAAGGAAGGCGGGAGTCTACGCCGCCGGTCGCCTTGATTTCGACTCGGAAGGGCTGCTACTGCTGACAGACGATGGCAAGCTGCAGCACCAGATTGCACATCCGGACAACAAGCTGCCCAAGGTGTACTGGGCCCAGGTCGAGGGTGACGTGGGGGAAGATGCCCTGGTGCAATTGCGCCGCGGGGTAACACTGAAAGACGGGCGTACCGCACCGGCCAAGGCGCGCCTGATCCAGGAACCCGTCATTTGGCCCAGGGTTCCGCCCATTCGCGAGCGCAAGTCCATCCCAACCTCGTGGATCGAGCTCACCATCAGCGAGGGGCGCAATCGCCAGGTGCGTCGGATGACCGCCGCGGTTGGTCACCCTACCCTGCGCCTGGTGCGCTGGGCTATTGGCAACTGGACCCTGCAGGGACTCGGGCCTGGCGAGCAACGGGAGGAGACCGTACACCTCCCGCGACAGGGGCAGGCGAGCAAAGGTGGCCGCACGCGACCGGGCGAATCCTCAAGAAAGCAGCGCAGCCGCCCCCCGGGCCGCACGGCGGGAAAGCCGCGCAACAGGCGATAGAGACCCGCGCGCTGCCAACAAGCTGCGCCGTGAGAGTTGATTGGGCCAATTATGCGGCCCATTTTCGGTAATTTGGGGGCTGGGGAGCTAGGCTGAAGTAGGAGTCTGGCGGCGTTTTTCGCACTGGCCCGGATGGCGGGCCAATGGGACGATTACTGCAAATTGGTCAGTTAACGCTTTCACAGGTAAAATGCGCCCCCGTTTTCCAGCCCAGCGGCAATGACCACGGTGCCCACCGGGTTGCAATCCCCCGGCACCCCTCACTGTAACAACCGGTATTTCATGACAGTTTCGGATTTGTCTGTGTCCCCCAACTCTACGGATTCCAGCCCAGGCGCCAACGGCGCGGGCAAACGCGTGATCGTCGGCATGTCCGGCGGTGTGGATTCGTCCGTGGCCGCGCTGCTGCTGATGCGGCAGGGATATGCGGTGGAAGGCCTGTTCATGAAGAACTGGGATGAGGACGACGGCACCGAATACTGTACCGCGCGCCAGGATCTGGCCGACGCGGAATCGGTCTGCAAGCGCCTGGGTATCAAACTGCATACAGCGAACTTTGCGGCCGAATACTGGGACAACGTGTTCGAATATTTCCTCGCCGAATACAAGGCTGGCCGCACACCCAACCCGGACATCCTGTGCAACCGCGAAATCAAGTTCAAGGTGTTCCTCGAATACGCGCAGATGCTGGGCGCGGACGCCATCGCCACCGGGCACTACGCGCGCCGGCGGGATGAGAACGGACACACCTACCTGCTAAAAGGCCTGGACAACAACAAAGACCAGAGCTATTTCCTGCACGCCGTTGGCGAGGCCGAATTTGCCCGCTCCCTGTTCCCACTCGGCGAGCTGGAGAAACCGGAAGTCCGCCGTATTGCACAAGAGAACGGCTTTATCACCTCCACCAAGAAGGACAGCACCGGCATCTGCTTTATCGGCGAGCGCCGTTTCAAAGACTTCCTGGAACAGTACCTGCCCGCCCGGCCCGGTGAAATGCAGACCCCGGAGGGCGAGGTGATGGGCCAGCACAGCGGCCTGATGTACCACACCATCGGCCAGCGCCAGGGGCTTGGGATCGGTGGCGTCAAAGGTGCTGGAGACCAGCCCTGGTACGTGGTGGGCAAGGACCTCGACCGCAACGTACTGCTCGTGGCGCAGGGCAAGCACCATCCCCTGCTCTACTCGACCGGCCTGACCGCCACACAGACCCACTGGATCAATGGCACTGCGCCAGCCCAGGAATTCCGCGCGGCGGCCAAAACCCGCTATCGCCAGGAAGATCAGGATTGCCTGATTACGGTGGAAGATGGGGGCCGTATCACGATCGCCTTTGACGAGCCGCAACGCGCGGTTACCCCCGGACAATCGGTGGTGATCTATCGCGGCGATTATTGCCTCGGTGGCGCGGTTATCGATCAGGCTACCGGTGTGGGCGAAGTCGACCCGCACCAAACCAGAAAGAAACAGGCTGCAGGGAGCAACTCTTGAGTAATTGGCGAGACCAGGCACTGGCACTGGCCGGGGTATTTCAGGCGGCAATTCTGGTAGAGCGGCTGGCGAAAACCGGCACGGCGCCTGCTGAGCAGATGGAAACCGCTGTTTACAGCCTGTTTCAGCAGAACCCGGAAACCACCGAAGACGTTTTCGGCGGGGTGGAGAAATTGCTGCCCGGCCTGCGCGGTGCACGACAACTGCTTGCCACCCGCAGCCATCCGGAATACACCGACTGCCTGCGCTACGTGCTTTCCATCCTTTATCTGCAACGCCAACTGGCGAAAAAGCCGGACCTGTTGTCGATCATTGGCAACCGGCTGGAAAAGGCGCAGTTGCAGTCGGATCACTTCGGCATCGGCCACGAGAATGTCTACGCCAATCTGGCGAGCATCTATAGCGATACCCTGAGCACCTTCCGTTTTCGTATTCAGGTATTGGGTGACTTTAATTTCTTGCAGCAGCAGCGCATCGCCAACCAGATTCGCACCATGCTGTTCGCCGGTGTACGCTCCGCCACCCTGTGGAGACAGCTGGGCGGGCGCAGATTACACCTGCTGTTCCAGCGTAAAAAACTGATTGCAGCGATGGACGCCCTGGTGTCCAAGTACGAATCACTGGAACACTGATTCCTTAAGACTGATTTTCAAAGATTGCCGCCGCTTCCTACATTTGTTCGTTTCAGCGGCTGGATTTCAATACCGGAGAGACACAATGACCGTCGAGCTATCCGCACTTACCGCGGTTTCCCCCATTGATGGACGCTACGAAAGCAAGACTGCCCCACTGCGCGACATTTTCAGTGAGTACGGTTTGATTCGTGCCCGCGTAGAGGTGGAAGTTCGCTGGCTGCAGCAGCTTGCCCGCCATGAAAAGATTGCCGAAGTGCAACCCTTTACCGGCAACAGCAACCAGATCCTCGACGACATCGTTGCCCAGTTCAGCATTGAAGATGCTGAGCGCATCAAGGAAATCGAGCGCACCACCAACCACGATGTGAAAGCGGTCGAATATTTCCTCAAGGAAAAAGTGAAAAGCGATGAGCAGCTACTCGCTGTAAGCGAATTCATCCACTTTGCGTGTACTTCCGAAGACATCAATAACCTGTCCCATGCGCTGATGCTGCGTGCAGGTCGCGATCAGGTGCTGCTGCCAGCAATGAACCAGATCGTGAGTGAAATCGCCCGTCTCGCGCAGGAATTCGCCGACGTTCCGATGCTGTCCCGCACCCATGGCCAGACTGCGAGCCCGACCACCGTCGGTAAAGAACTCGCCAATGTTGTGGCGCGCCTGCGTCGCCAGATCAAGCAGATCCACGAAGTCGAGCTGCTCGGCAAAATCAATGGTGCCGTGGGTAACTACAATGCCCACCTCTCTGCCTACCCGGATGTGGACTGGCAGGCGAACGCGGAAGAATTCGTAACTTCCCTCGGCCTGTCCTGGAACCCCTACACCACCCAGATCGAGCCGCACGACTATATCGCCGAGTTGTTCGATGCGATTGCGCGCTTCAATACCATCCTGATCGATTTCGATCGCGACATCTGGGGCTACATCTCCCTGGGTTACTTCAAGCAGAAAGTGGTGGCCGGCGAAGTGGGCTCCTCCACCATGCCGCACAAAGTGAACCCCATCGACTTCGAGAACTCCGAAGGCAACCTGGGTATCGCCAACGCCGTGTTCCAGCACCTGGCGGCGAAACTGCCCGTTTCCCGCTGGCAGCGCGATCTCACCGACTCCACCGTTCTGCGCAATATGGGCGTTGGTGCCGGCTACTCGGTAATCGCCTACGCCGCCACCCAGAAAGGTCTGGGCAAGCTGGAGATCAACCGCGCGCGTCTCGAGGAAGACCTGAACAACGCCTGGGAAGTACTCGCCGAGCCGATCCAGACCGTTATGCGCCGTTACAACATCGAAGCGCCCTACGAAAAACTCAAGGCGCTCACCCGCGGCCAGGGTATCACCAAG
Protein-coding sequences here:
- the purB gene encoding adenylosuccinate lyase produces the protein MTVELSALTAVSPIDGRYESKTAPLRDIFSEYGLIRARVEVEVRWLQQLARHEKIAEVQPFTGNSNQILDDIVAQFSIEDAERIKEIERTTNHDVKAVEYFLKEKVKSDEQLLAVSEFIHFACTSEDINNLSHALMLRAGRDQVLLPAMNQIVSEIARLAQEFADVPMLSRTHGQTASPTTVGKELANVVARLRRQIKQIHEVELLGKINGAVGNYNAHLSAYPDVDWQANAEEFVTSLGLSWNPYTTQIEPHDYIAELFDAIARFNTILIDFDRDIWGYISLGYFKQKVVAGEVGSSTMPHKVNPIDFENSEGNLGIANAVFQHLAAKLPVSRWQRDLTDSTVLRNMGVGAGYSVIAYAATQKGLGKLEINRARLEEDLNNAWEVLAEPIQTVMRRYNIEAPYEKLKALTRGQGITKETLAVFIDGLEMPEEAKQALREMTPASYIGNAVAQAKNI
- the hflD gene encoding high frequency lysogenization protein HflD, with amino-acid sequence MSNWRDQALALAGVFQAAILVERLAKTGTAPAEQMETAVYSLFQQNPETTEDVFGGVEKLLPGLRGARQLLATRSHPEYTDCLRYVLSILYLQRQLAKKPDLLSIIGNRLEKAQLQSDHFGIGHENVYANLASIYSDTLSTFRFRIQVLGDFNFLQQQRIANQIRTMLFAGVRSATLWRQLGGRRLHLLFQRKKLIAAMDALVSKYESLEH
- a CDS encoding pseudouridine synthase — encoded protein: MSQLILFNKPFGVLCQFTDPDGRPTLSDYIRKAGVYAAGRLDFDSEGLLLLTDDGKLQHQIAHPDNKLPKVYWAQVEGDVGEDALVQLRRGVTLKDGRTAPAKARLIQEPVIWPRVPPIRERKSIPTSWIELTISEGRNRQVRRMTAAVGHPTLRLVRWAIGNWTLQGLGPGEQREETVHLPRQGQASKGGRTRPGESSRKQRSRPPGRTAGKPRNRR
- the mnmA gene encoding tRNA 2-thiouridine(34) synthase MnmA, encoding MTVSDLSVSPNSTDSSPGANGAGKRVIVGMSGGVDSSVAALLLMRQGYAVEGLFMKNWDEDDGTEYCTARQDLADAESVCKRLGIKLHTANFAAEYWDNVFEYFLAEYKAGRTPNPDILCNREIKFKVFLEYAQMLGADAIATGHYARRRDENGHTYLLKGLDNNKDQSYFLHAVGEAEFARSLFPLGELEKPEVRRIAQENGFITSTKKDSTGICFIGERRFKDFLEQYLPARPGEMQTPEGEVMGQHSGLMYHTIGQRQGLGIGGVKGAGDQPWYVVGKDLDRNVLLVAQGKHHPLLYSTGLTATQTHWINGTAPAQEFRAAAKTRYRQEDQDCLITVEDGGRITIAFDEPQRAVTPGQSVVIYRGDYCLGGAVIDQATGVGEVDPHQTRKKQAAGSNS